From Pagrus major chromosome 9, Pma_NU_1.0, the proteins below share one genomic window:
- the LOC141002206 gene encoding protein lifeguard 3-like, whose amino-acid sequence MTSKIDNPPPYEEALQVPKYGNYPHQPQHGSPLPPPPSYTPSPGMFPGPPGYWGQEGVYPRAGMWAAPGSSPTGLPTTIPTLSAGVPATNPGEMEDFLSTQWESTSIRHAFIRKVYLILAAQLAVTFSVVAVFAFVDPVRQFVIRYPGIYWASFVVYFVVYCILVCCKEPRRRFPWNFLLLGVFTLALSYMCGTISSYYDTKAIFIAMGITAVVCIAVTVFCFQTKVDFTSCGGFLCIAAVLLMIVGIVTAIVLSFQYVPWLHMLYAAIGAIVYTLFLVYNTQLLIGNRELAISPEEYVYGALSLYIDIVHIFLFILQISGAATE is encoded by the exons ATGACGTCTAAAATTGATAATCCTCCACCCTACGAGGAAGCTCTGCAAGTTCCTAAGTATGGAAACTACCCCCACCAGCCACAACATGGCTCCcctcttccaccacctccaTCTTACACCCCGAGTCCCGGCATGTTCCCCGGCCCGCCTGGCTACTGGGGCCAGGAGGGTGTCTACCCGCGTGCTGGGATGTGGGCAGCCCCTGGCTCTTCTCCGACTGGGCTGCCGACCACAATACCAACTCTGTCTGCCGGAGTGCCTGCAACCAACCCAG GAGAGATGGAGGATTTTCTGAGCACCCAGTGGGAGAGCACATCTATCCGGCATGCCTTCATTAGGAAG GTTTACTTAATTTTAGCCGCACAGCTTGCCGTCACCTTTTCAGTTGTTGCTGTCTTTGCATTTGT TGACCCAGTGAGGCAGTTTGTCATCAGATATCCTGGCATCTACTGGGCATCTTT TGTGGTTTATTTTGTGGTTTACTGCATTCTCGTCTGCTGCAAAGAGCCGAG GAGGCGCTTCCCATGGAATTTCCTGCTTCTGGGAGTATTT ACTCTCGCCTTGTCTTACATGTGTGGAACAATTTCgag CTATTATGACACAAAAGCGATCTTCATCGCCATGGGAATAACAGCAGTAGTTTGTATAGCTGTCACAGTCTTCTGCTTCCAAACCAAG GTGGACTTCACCTCCTGCGGGGGATTTCTCTGTATTGCCGCTGTTTTACTCATGATCGTTGGGATTGTAACGGCCATCGTGCTCTCCTTCCAATAC GTCCCTTGGCTGCATATGCTCTACGCTGCAATTGGAGCCATCGTTTACACTCTG tttttagtaTACAACACCCAGCTTCTTATTGGAAATCGGGAGTTGGCCATCAGCCCGGAGGAGTACGTCTACGGAGCTCTCTCCCTCTACATAGACATTGttcacatcttcctcttcatccttcaAATCAGTGGAGCTGCTACTGAATAG
- the dars1 gene encoding aspartate--tRNA ligase, cytoplasmic — MTKEEVQGATEEGQQGPSKKGLKKQQKEAEKAAKKAEKQAKLAAEQQSTEEDDFAKDRYGVPAMVQSQQKLDRALVRVQDLTPDKADQLIWLRARVHTSRAKGKQCFLVLRQQQFNVQALVAVGDRASKQMVKFAANITKESIVDVEASVRKVEQKIESCSQQDVELHIERIFVISQAEPRLPLQLEDAVRPDGEGEEEGRATVNQDTKLDNRVIDLRTTTSQAIFRLQSGVCQLFRDTLTKKGFVEIQTPKIISAASEGGANVFTVSYFKTSAYLAQSPQLYKQMCICADFDKVFCVGPVFRAEDSNTHRHLTEFVGLDIEMAFSYHYHEVIESITDTMVQIFKGLRDNFQTEIQTVNKQFPSEPFKFLEPTLRLEYTEGVAMLREAGVEMGDEDDLSTPNEKLLGRLVKEKYDTDFYVLDKYPLAVRPFYTMPDPNDTKYSNSYDMFMRGEEILSGAQRIHDAQLLTDRANHHQIDLEKIKSYIDSFRYGAPPHGGGGIGLERVCMLYLGLHNVRQTSMFPRDPKRLTP; from the exons ATGACTAAAGAGGAAGTCCAGGG GGCGACGGAGGAGGGGCAGCAGGGTCCGTCAAAGAAAGGCCTGAAGAAACAGCAGAAGGAAGCGGAGAAAGCTGCAAAGAAGGCTGAGAAACAGGCCAAGCTG gctgCCGAACAACAAAGCACAGAAGAAGAT GACTTTGCCAAGGACCGATATGGTGTGCCGGCTATGGTCCAGTCCCAACAAAAACTGG aCAGGGCGTTGGTTCGGGTCCAAGACCTCACTCCTGACAAAGCTGACCAGCTGATTTGGCTCCGTGCCCGAGTCCACACCAGCAGAGCCAAAG ggaAGCAATGCTTCTTGGTCCTGCGTCAACAGCAGTTCAACGTGCAGGCTCTGGTCGCAGTGGGAGATCGTGCCAGCAAGCAGATGGTCAAGTTTGCCGCAAA CATCACAAAGGAGAGCATCGTAGATGTGGAGGCGTCGGTGAGGAAAGTGGAGCAAAAGATCGAGAGCTGTTCCCAGCAGGACGTGGAGCTGCACATCGAGAGG ATTTTTGTCATCAGCCAGGCAGAGCCTCGTCTACCCCTGCAGTTGGAGGATGCTGTCAGGCCTGATGGTGAAGGGGAAGAG GAAGGCAGAGCCACAGTCAACCAGGACACCAAGCTGGACAACAGGGTGATTGATCTCAGG ACGACCACCAGCCAGGCCATCTTTCGCCTGCAGTCGGGAGTGTGCCAGCTCTTCAGGGACACCCTCACCAAAAAGGGCTTTGTGGAGATCCAGACCCCGAAAATCATATCAG CTGCCAGTGAAGGCGGAGCGAACGTCTTCACAGTGTCCTACTTCAAAACCAGCGCCTACCTGGCCCAGTCCCCCCAGCTCTACAAGCAGATGTGCATCTGTGCTGACTTTGACAAGGTCTTCTGTGTGGGTCCAG ttttcaggGCAGAGGACTCCAACACCCACCGTCACTTGACCGAGTTCGTGGGTCTGGATATTGAGATGGCCTTCAGCTACCATTACCACGAAGTGATCGAGTCCATCACCGACACCATGGTGCAGATCTTCAAGGGCCTGAGAGACAA CTTCCAGACAGAGATCCAGACGGTGAATAAGCAGTTCCCCAGCGAGCCTTTCAAATTCCTGGAGCCCACTCTGAGGCTGGAGTACACCGAGGGCGTGGCCATGCTGCGCGAAGCCGGGGTGGAGATGGGTGACGAGGACGACCTCAG cACACCCAATGAAAAGCTGCTTGGCCGTCTTGTCAAGGAAAAG TATGACACTGACTTCTACGTGCTGGATAAGTACCCACTGGCTGTTAGACCCTTCTACACCATGCCGGATCCAAACGACACC AAATACTCCAACTCATACGACATGTTCATGAGGGGTGAGGAGATCCTGTCTGGAGCTCAGAGAATCCACGACGCTCAGCTGCTGACCGACCGGGCCAACCATCACCAGATTG ATCTGGAGAAGATCAAGTCGTACATCGACTCCTTCCGGTATGGAGCTCCCCCACATGGCGGTGGAGGCATTG GCCTGGAGAGAGTCTGCATGCTGTACCTGGGTCTCCATAACGTGCGTCAGACCTCCATGTTCCCACGTGACCCCAAGCGCCTGACACCTTGA